In Streptococcus gallolyticus subsp. gallolyticus DSM 16831, the sequence CTTCTTCATATGAAAATGGAGCCGTTGTTCCAACTGTTGCAAAGACAACTTCTTCCTTTCCTGAAGAACTAGATGATGAAGATGAGCTTGATGAACAAGCTGCTAAAAAGGTTGTAGAGGCTAGTGCAACACCTGTTACACCAAGGATTTTTTTCATTAATGTCATAATTGTCTCCTATTTTTGAAACTCCCTTTCAAAGGTATGCTTACATCTTAACATCACCAAGCTCACTTAACAAATACTTAAAATCTATCACAGTGATAAATAAAACTTATCACACACGGCTAATCCTTTTTAGAACGGTAATAGTCTAGTAGATACAGAGCATTTTGCACATAATAATTAACAGCTGTTGGTAGGGCTTCATCTTTTACGGTAAAGGTATCATGGTGCAAATCTGCTGCATTGTCATCACCGTTGCTGCCAATCAAGGCAAAAACGCCTGGAATATGTTCTTGGTAGGTCGCAAAGTCTTCTCCTCCTGTTAATGGAGCAACTTCTAAAACTTCCGCAAACTGTTTTGAATGCTCAAAAATAAGCGGTGTCAACGTCTCGTCGTTATAAGTCACCGTTGGTGTTTTTCCCCACTCGATAGTAACTTGTGCGCCAAATTGCTCGGCCGTATTTTTCACAATTTTGGTAAATCGCTCGCGCAAATGCTGACGATTTTCTGGTGTAAATGATCGAATCGTTCCTTCAAAATAGCCTGAGTCCGGCAAAACATTCCATGTCGTTCCAGCATCAATATGTGTCACCGATAGCACCGCCGCTTCAAATGGCGAAACCGTTCGGCTGATAATCGCCTGCAAATTATTTACAATGGTCGTAATAGTCAAAATCGTATCAATGCCAAAATCTGGACGCGCAGCATGACCGCTAACGCCAGTTACCGTAACCTTAAATTTTTCAACCGCAGCCATAATCGCTTTAGAGCGCAAGCCAATTTGCCCTGGTTTAAGATGAGGGTTATTATGATAGCCGATAATTGCAGATACTCCTTCGATACCACCTGCTTCAATCACCGCATCAGCACCAGTCGCCACTTCTTCAGCTGGCTGGAAAATCAATCGAATGGTTCCCTTGATGTCGGCTTCTTTTGCCTTTAATAATTCGGCTGCTCCCAGTAAACTCGTTTGGTGAAAATCGTGTCCACACGCATGCATTGCACCGTTTTTACTCGCATAATCAAACGTATTGGCTTCTCGAATCGGCAGAGCATCAATATCAGCTCGAAGCGCAATAATCGGCTCACCTTGTCCAATTTCGGCAATAAATCCTGTTTTTAAACCTGTTTCGACAATGCGAATCCCAAGATTTGAAATATGATTTTTCAGGAACTCTGTCGTATTAAATTCACGTTCAGACACTTCTGGGTGTTGATGAATATCACGACGAATTTTAGTTAATTTTTCATAAAGTTCTGCTGTCATTTGCTCACCTCTAATGCTGATGCTTCTGGTAAATAGCTACCACCTAAATATTTTTGGCTCAATTTTTCCAAAGTACCATTGTTATACAATTTCTTCACGGCTTTATTAAAAGCTGTTTGTAGCTGCTTGCTATCACTTGAAAAGATAATGTAGTTATTCGGATTATCATCTGTATTCAGCTCAATAACCGTCAAATCCAGATTCTTTTGTTTAATAATCGTTTCAACTGAGATTTTATCAAAAATCAAATAATCAAATTCCCCATCATCCAAATCCAACAAACGCTTGGTCACATCTTCTCCAGAATAGTCAATCGTTGACGGGTTATCACTATGCTGACTATTCCAATCATCAACAAATTTAGCAGTTGATGTGCCTGTATCATCTTGAGTCGTCTTACCGCCAATATCATCCAAAGAAGTGATTTTAGAACCCTTTTTCACGACTAGAACCAACGGATTTTTAGCAATCGGCACCGAATAGAGGTATTTATTGGCACGTTCTTCCGTGTAGGATAGATTATTAGCCGCCACTTGGTAAATATCGCTATCCAAACCAACAAATATCGAATCCCAAGCCGTCTTTTTAAAACTAATCTTATAACCGTTGATATGTTTGCTAGCTGCTTTTATCACCTGAATGTCATAGCCTGTTAGCTGCCCTTTCTTATTCTGATAAGAAAAAGGCTTGATGTCACCAGTCGTTGCGACAACTGCTTTTTTATCAGCCGCTTCCACACGGACACTCAAGCTAGCACTCAATAAAACTGCCAATCCCAATAAAACTTTTTTCATTTTCATTCCCCCTAAATATCTGGATACCAAAAAAGCTGACTGACATCAGCTTTATCTATCTTATAGTGTTTTTACCAAATAATTGAACAACAAACGACTTTCACTTTTTTCTAAAAGAAGTTCTGGGTGCCATTGAATTCCCAAAATCGGCGCACCGTGTTTGCTTTCATAGGCTTCGATTGTCCCGTCACGAACATCACGCGCTGTCGCAATCAAATTAGGTGCCAAATCTTTGACACTTTGATGATGAAATGAATTAATCCATGAACCTGATTTTACCAAATGGCTGACACGACTATTCGGCAAAATTTCCACTTCATGAGATGTTCCTGAAATATCATCTTGCCAATGATTATCAACCTTTTGATTGAGAGTGCCACCCAAAGCAACATTAAGCAATTGCATACCACGGCAGACTGCAAAAATCGGTTTATTTTGACGAATGGCTTCTTTCACCAAAGCAAATTCAAATTCATCACGTTCTAAGCTGTAATCGTCACTATCAACTTCTTTTTCTTCACCGTAAAATTCTGGCGTAACATTTTGCCCACCTGATAAAACTAATTTATCAATCATACTGATATAGGTTTTAGCAAGGTCTGGTGTTCCCACAGGAATGATGATTGGAACCCCTCCAGCTACCTTAACACCATCTGATAAATGACGAGAAACCGCATCAAAATGCATTCCTGACATAGCTGGCATTTCTTTGATATTTCCTGTAATCCCAACAATGACTTGTTTCATTTGGTGTCCTCACTTTCATTAGTTTTAAGGTTATCTTACTGTGATAAGATTATTCTATCCTAAATTCGCACCAATTGCCAATAGATTTTTTTTATCACCAAGATAGCCTTAGCTTATCACCAAAAATAAAAAGGATATTCAGCCTTTTTGAACTGAATATCCTATCATTTTATCAATGATGTCTGATATTAGAAATCTGATACATTATGGTAAACTTTTTGAACGTCTTCGTCATCTTCAAGAACGTCAACAAGTTTTTCAAAGACTTCAAGATCTTCACCTTCAAGTGTCACTTCTGATTGAGGAATCATTTCAAGTTCAGTTACTTTGAATTCTTCAATACCGTTAGCACGCAAAGCTTCGATACCTTTGTGAAGATCAGTTGGCGCTGTGTAAACAGTAACAACACCATCTTCTGCTTCAACGTCTTCAACATCAACATCAGCTTCTAGCAATTGTTCAAAAACACTATCTGCGTCATCACCATCAAAGACAATAACACCTTTTTTATCGAACATGTAAGATACAGAACCAGATGCTCCCATGTTACCACCGTTTTTACCAAATGCAGTACGCAAGTTAGCGGCAGTACGATTAACATTACTTGTCAAAGTATCAACGATAATCATTGAACCGTTTGGTCCAAATCCTTCGTAACGACCTTCAACGAAAGTTTCGTCTGTATTACCTTTTGCTTTATCGATTGCGCGGTCGATAACGTGTTTTGGTACTTGCGCTTGTTTTGCACGTTCAAGTACAAATTTCAAAGCTGAGTTTGATTCTGGATCTGGTTCACCTTTTTTAGCAGCAACATAGATTTCAACACCAAATTTCGCATAAACTTTAGAGTTAGCACCATCTTTGGCAGTTTTTTTGGCAACAATATTAGCCCACTTACGTCCCATGGGTAGTCTCCTTTGTAAAGATTATTTTTATTTTAGCATGATTAATTGATTTGGACACCCTAAAGCCCCAAATCATTGAACTACTGAACTAGCAAAGCTAAATTCGTAATCCTTAATATTATAGCACTTTGACGGGGCTGTGTAAAATGGGGGACGGTGTTTAAATCCCTTACAATCGACTAAACGACCATTTTTTAGAAAAAGAAGCCCTTTTACAGTACATAAATGATTAAAAATCAGCTCAAATCTCGTAAATACTCTGCCAATGACGTCGGTGCCTTTCCTAGCACACACTCAATATCATCTGATAAACCTGCTTGTTCCCCTTTAGCGATTGCGGTATAAGTTGACACCCAAGAATCGTATTCCCATTGCTCGGCTTGCCAAATTTTGCGAGAGTCGTAAGCTTCCTCAACAGTTTCTTCAACGTACGTCACCGTTTTTCCAAGAGAATGACTGATTTGCTCTGCCATTTCCGATAATGTCAATTCTTCTGGTCCTGTCATATTTAAGGTTTGATTTGCCCACTTTTCAGGATTTTTAAGAATTTCTACTGCCACATCGGCAACATCCGAACGCACAACAGCAGAAACTTTTCCATTACCTGCTGGACCTTTGATTTCACCGTATTGGCGTGCCATATCAACAAAAAAATCAACATAAAAATTATCACGCAAAAAAGTGTAAGTCAATCCTTTTTCCTTAATATATTGCTCCGTTGCCGCATGGTCACGTGCCAAAGTAAAGGTTGAACTTGGACTAGCATTGTAAAACGAAGTGTAAACAATATGCTTAACACCAGCCGCTTTAGCAGCATCAATAAAAGCTATGTGTTGTTGCAAACGTTCAGGATTCTCCTTGGCTGAAATCATAAAAAGCACATCAATTCCTGAAAGAGCCGCGATAGCTTCATCAGAATACTCATAACTGCATTTTTTCACAGTTGCCCCTGCCAGTTTGGGAGCACGTTCTGGCGAACGCGCCAAGTGACGTGCCGCAACACCTGCTTCTGATAATTCCTTGGCGACAAAACCACCCAAATGACCCGTCACACCAGTAATCGCTAATGTCGTCATGTTTTTTCCTCCGTTAGCTTTAATCACCTTCATTTTAGCATGAGCTCACAAAAACTGCTGACATTTGGTTTGAAAATGAAAAGCCAAGCTTTTTAAAAGCTTGGGCTACTTATAAATTATCCGTTATTTTTAACATATTCTGCAATGGCAGAACTGACAAAACTAGCTGTCCCTTGACCTGCCGCTTTATCGATAAAAGCTGTGAAACGATTATCCGCAATATACATTTGCCCCAGACCTGACAAAATCTCCATATCACATGGGTAAAAATGCTCACTAATATAGCTTTGTAAAGTTTCAACTTGTTTTTGAACCTTGCCATCAGAAAAAGAAAACTCTTTTAGCTTTGCAAAGTCTCTCATTATCGCTGCCATTTCTTCCGTAATGACCGAAAAATCAGTCTGTGGATTTTTTTCAAATGCTTGATAAGCTTCCGTCGTTCCCCAACGTTCTTTAGCTTCTCTTTGAAAAGCTTCCAATTCTGACTTGTCGTAAGCCGTAAATGTCATCATGTTTCCTCCATTTTCCTGCAAGGACTTGGCATGACAAATAACTTTTTCCAAATGCTCTTTTTTCAATTCGAGCCATTTTATCTGCTCACATAAAGCTTCTTCTTTGTCATAGCTTGGGTCCGACAGGATTTCCTTTATTTTTTTAA encodes:
- a CDS encoding amidohydrolase, with the translated sequence MTAELYEKLTKIRRDIHQHPEVSEREFNTTEFLKNHISNLGIRIVETGLKTGFIAEIGQGEPIIALRADIDALPIREANTFDYASKNGAMHACGHDFHQTSLLGAAELLKAKEADIKGTIRLIFQPAEEVATGADAVIEAGGIEGVSAIIGYHNNPHLKPGQIGLRSKAIMAAVEKFKVTVTGVSGHAARPDFGIDTILTITTIVNNLQAIISRTVSPFEAAVLSVTHIDAGTTWNVLPDSGYFEGTIRSFTPENRQHLRERFTKIVKNTAEQFGAQVTIEWGKTPTVTYNDETLTPLIFEHSKQFAEVLEVAPLTGGEDFATYQEHIPGVFALIGSNGDDNAADLHHDTFTVKDEALPTAVNYYVQNALYLLDYYRSKKD
- a CDS encoding YebC/PmpR family DNA-binding transcriptional regulator, which produces MGRKWANIVAKKTAKDGANSKVYAKFGVEIYVAAKKGEPDPESNSALKFVLERAKQAQVPKHVIDRAIDKAKGNTDETFVEGRYEGFGPNGSMIIVDTLTSNVNRTAANLRTAFGKNGGNMGASGSVSYMFDKKGVIVFDGDDADSVFEQLLEADVDVEDVEAEDGVVTVYTAPTDLHKGIEALRANGIEEFKVTELEMIPQSEVTLEGEDLEVFEKLVDVLEDDEDVQKVYHNVSDF
- a CDS encoding MerR family transcriptional regulator, producing the protein MKTVKEMSQISGISVRTLHYYDQIGLLTPSFIGENGYRFYDMDAFERLQEILLFRELEFPLKKIKEILSDPSYDKEEALCEQIKWLELKKEHLEKVICHAKSLQENGGNMMTFTAYDKSELEAFQREAKERWGTTEAYQAFEKNPQTDFSVITEEMAAIMRDFAKLKEFSFSDGKVQKQVETLQSYISEHFYPCDMEILSGLGQMYIADNRFTAFIDKAAGQGTASFVSSAIAEYVKNNG
- a CDS encoding amino acid ABC transporter substrate-binding protein, which translates into the protein MKKVLLGLAVLLSASLSVRVEAADKKAVVATTGDIKPFSYQNKKGQLTGYDIQVIKAASKHINGYKISFKKTAWDSIFVGLDSDIYQVAANNLSYTEERANKYLYSVPIAKNPLVLVVKKGSKITSLDDIGGKTTQDDTGTSTAKFVDDWNSQHSDNPSTIDYSGEDVTKRLLDLDDGEFDYLIFDKISVETIIKQKNLDLTVIELNTDDNPNNYIIFSSDSKQLQTAFNKAVKKLYNNGTLEKLSQKYLGGSYLPEASALEVSK
- a CDS encoding gamma-glutamyl-gamma-aminobutyrate hydrolase family protein; its protein translation is MKQVIVGITGNIKEMPAMSGMHFDAVSRHLSDGVKVAGGVPIIIPVGTPDLAKTYISMIDKLVLSGGQNVTPEFYGEEKEVDSDDYSLERDEFEFALVKEAIRQNKPIFAVCRGMQLLNVALGGTLNQKVDNHWQDDISGTSHEVEILPNSRVSHLVKSGSWINSFHHQSVKDLAPNLIATARDVRDGTIEAYESKHGAPILGIQWHPELLLEKSESRLLFNYLVKTL
- a CDS encoding SDR family oxidoreductase, whose protein sequence is MTTLAITGVTGHLGGFVAKELSEAGVAARHLARSPERAPKLAGATVKKCSYEYSDEAIAALSGIDVLFMISAKENPERLQQHIAFIDAAKAAGVKHIVYTSFYNASPSSTFTLARDHAATEQYIKEKGLTYTFLRDNFYVDFFVDMARQYGEIKGPAGNGKVSAVVRSDVADVAVEILKNPEKWANQTLNMTGPEELTLSEMAEQISHSLGKTVTYVEETVEEAYDSRKIWQAEQWEYDSWVSTYTAIAKGEQAGLSDDIECVLGKAPTSLAEYLRDLS